Proteins from a single region of Streptomyces spectabilis:
- a CDS encoding serine/threonine-protein kinase, with amino-acid sequence MVEGGQPFGGRFQLIEELGRGGMGVVWRAVDTLLGREVAVKHVRGPGQGAAPLDTKATARLLREARAAAKLNHPGAVTVYDVVRSGSEVVIVMELVQGTTLSALVAREGPLPPARVASIGAQLAEVLGAAHAMGVIHRDVKPENVMLLAGGRVKLADFGIARLSSEVTSTTSVFGTPAYMAPEQIRGAPVPATDLWALGVTLFHALEGASPFARPAPVESIAAVLSDPPPVSRRAGPALGAVLHSLLAKNPEERPHVAQAAAELRQIAEGRVTTMMAAAPVAPRRQPTVAPAPPPTPPWRLPARPASFVNPVLPGLLGLGTVGLWVLSWFQLDGHAVLTGPGLLLFRTQPFETWWIDAGHTADAAGPEAPWATVAAGYPFGDDGVLNALLVLTHLPFLALLIGSWASLVSPSRRTWAGLLAGSSVLALTSGFVVNGVHQRLRELDQDAWLNSGPYLLAGAVGLLAAVHLVRHGGTRARSLDRRRLIPVAAGAVTGATAAGIAVPGLMSGAVAVTGTLAVLLWAGLVLPHRLASSVLGGWALAMTVPLVLGITLATHPAPDSAHTTVATWRLVVLAVAVAAVGCWALAHSHRAREAEAAHSGAFLRNQPW; translated from the coding sequence ATGGTCGAGGGCGGGCAGCCGTTCGGTGGCAGGTTCCAGCTGATCGAGGAGCTGGGGCGGGGTGGCATGGGAGTGGTGTGGCGGGCCGTCGACACACTGCTCGGGCGCGAGGTCGCCGTGAAGCACGTGCGCGGGCCAGGGCAGGGGGCGGCGCCCCTGGACACCAAGGCCACCGCACGCCTGCTGCGTGAGGCCCGCGCGGCGGCGAAGCTCAATCACCCCGGGGCCGTCACCGTCTACGACGTGGTGCGCTCCGGCTCCGAGGTCGTCATCGTCATGGAGCTCGTCCAGGGCACCACCTTGTCCGCGCTCGTGGCCCGGGAGGGCCCCCTGCCCCCGGCGCGGGTGGCGTCGATCGGCGCGCAGCTGGCCGAGGTACTCGGCGCCGCCCACGCGATGGGCGTGATCCACCGCGACGTCAAGCCCGAGAACGTGATGCTCCTGGCGGGCGGCCGGGTCAAGCTGGCCGACTTCGGGATCGCCCGGCTCTCCAGCGAGGTCACCAGCACGACGAGCGTCTTCGGCACCCCCGCCTACATGGCGCCCGAGCAGATCCGGGGAGCGCCCGTGCCCGCCACGGACCTCTGGGCCCTCGGCGTCACGCTCTTCCACGCCCTGGAGGGCGCGTCGCCCTTCGCCCGTCCGGCGCCGGTGGAGTCCATCGCGGCGGTGCTCTCCGACCCGCCGCCCGTGTCGCGCCGCGCCGGGCCCGCCCTGGGGGCCGTGCTGCACTCACTCCTTGCCAAGAACCCGGAGGAACGCCCGCACGTCGCACAGGCCGCCGCGGAGCTGCGGCAGATCGCGGAGGGCCGCGTCACCACCATGATGGCGGCGGCCCCGGTGGCGCCGCGCCGTCAGCCGACCGTCGCTCCCGCTCCGCCGCCGACGCCGCCGTGGCGGCTGCCCGCGCGGCCCGCGTCCTTCGTGAACCCCGTCCTGCCGGGGCTCCTCGGCCTGGGCACGGTCGGCCTGTGGGTCCTGTCCTGGTTCCAGCTCGACGGGCACGCCGTCCTCACCGGGCCGGGACTCCTGCTGTTCCGCACGCAGCCCTTCGAGACGTGGTGGATCGACGCGGGCCACACCGCCGACGCCGCGGGGCCCGAAGCCCCCTGGGCCACCGTCGCGGCCGGCTACCCCTTCGGCGACGACGGGGTGCTCAACGCCCTCCTGGTCCTCACCCACCTGCCCTTCCTCGCGCTGCTCATCGGCTCCTGGGCGAGTCTGGTCTCGCCGAGCCGGCGCACCTGGGCCGGGCTCCTGGCCGGCAGTAGCGTCCTCGCTCTGACCAGTGGCTTCGTCGTCAACGGCGTCCACCAGCGGCTGCGCGAACTCGACCAGGACGCCTGGCTCAACAGCGGGCCCTATCTGCTGGCGGGAGCCGTCGGGCTGCTCGCCGCCGTGCACCTGGTGCGGCACGGAGGGACGCGGGCCCGCTCCCTCGACCGCCGCCGGCTGATTCCGGTGGCGGCGGGTGCCGTCACGGGGGCCACGGCCGCGGGCATCGCCGTTCCGGGGCTCATGAGCGGGGCGGTGGCCGTGACCGGCACCCTCGCCGTGCTGCTCTGGGCGGGGCTCGTCCTGCCGCACCGCCTCGCCTCGTCCGTGCTCGGCGGCTGGGCCCTCGCGATGACGGTTCCGCTGGTCCTCGGGATCACCCTCGCCACGCACCCCGCTCCCGACTCGGCCCACACCACCGTCGCCACGTGGCGTCTGGTTGTCCTCGCCGTGGCCGTGGCGGCGGTGGGCTGCTGGGCCCTGGCCCACTCGCACCGGGCGCGGGAGGCGGAGGCGGCGCACTCCGGCGCGTTCCTGCGGAACCAGCCCTGGTGA
- a CDS encoding nitroreductase produces MNRFVPTELSGGAEKLIRGRHATRAFRPEAVPEDTLRRIFSLAGAAPSNSNAQPWQVEVVSGAARRRLADALRTAHAAGRTSVDFPYAEDMYAPVHRNRRAEFGAALYGALGIDPDDHTARAAYDAESLRFYGAPHAAFLFVHGDGEARLAADVGAYMQTLLLAMTAYGVDSCPQGLLSFYADTVRAELGVTGGKLLVGISFGYADEAAPVNRVRTERAPVESTTVFHD; encoded by the coding sequence ATGAACAGGTTCGTTCCCACCGAGCTGAGCGGCGGCGCGGAGAAGCTGATACGCGGCCGTCACGCGACCCGCGCGTTCCGTCCGGAAGCCGTGCCCGAGGACACGCTGCGCAGGATCTTCTCGCTGGCCGGGGCCGCGCCGTCCAACTCCAACGCGCAGCCCTGGCAGGTGGAGGTGGTGAGCGGCGCGGCACGCCGGCGCCTGGCCGACGCCCTGCGGACGGCCCACGCCGCCGGGCGCACCTCGGTGGACTTTCCGTACGCCGAGGACATGTACGCGCCGGTGCACCGGAACCGCCGGGCGGAGTTCGGCGCCGCACTGTACGGCGCCCTTGGCATCGACCCCGACGATCACACGGCCCGCGCGGCCTACGACGCGGAGAGCCTGCGGTTCTACGGCGCACCGCACGCGGCGTTCCTCTTCGTCCACGGCGACGGCGAGGCCCGCCTCGCCGCGGATGTCGGCGCCTATATGCAGACGCTGCTCCTGGCGATGACCGCGTACGGCGTGGACAGCTGCCCGCAGGGCCTTCTGAGCTTCTACGCCGACACCGTCCGCGCCGAACTCGGCGTCACCGGAGGGAAGTTGCTCGTCGGCATCTCCTTCGGCTACGCCGACGAGGCGGCTCCGGTGAACCGCGTGCGGACCGAGCGGGCCCCGGTGGAGTCGACCACGGTCTTCCACGACTAG
- a CDS encoding M48 family metalloprotease, translated as MADDGTPRRDQRLLGQGTTRRCALFLVLAVTLAVGLSLRAVRVLVSSGQDADPLALPDSRERGLPPLDALLMSKSQLAGPHGAVILDNAEVIAVGAGGLMLLTAAALHLCGPALRKRRLHRITPGHPVLHDTLLRLTLQAGITRTPAFYRDPRRLSTGAVTFGSAGRYCLALDNGLVTMVDEAPLTFGRDRAVFTAVVLHELAHLRNRDVELGTAVRALWLAFAAVVVLPYLALLAWLYGNELFGTARYSWSGQQWSPLWEAAVVAVLVAMAYMAYTDILRHRELCADLDAVDWGADPRAWSAVAEEQSERRMGPKWELEHWHTEPDDGWISLFTWARKARPLRGGTRPWHTHPGWWWRIRALERPAHPVGPNGTWTQAVILTGTAVALLHLLLNELARAAGLAPLTSALFYAGLVLCVSIGRPLTVHPSHRFRPQHRAFGARSRDRARRALLLGGCFLLLVVTDPMGPVLAAAGG; from the coding sequence ATGGCTGACGACGGTACTCCCCGCCGCGATCAGCGCCTGTTGGGGCAGGGCACGACCCGGCGGTGCGCGCTGTTCCTGGTCTTGGCCGTGACGCTCGCGGTGGGTCTTTCGCTGCGCGCGGTCCGGGTTCTCGTCTCCAGCGGACAGGACGCGGATCCCCTGGCCCTGCCGGACAGCCGCGAGCGCGGGCTGCCGCCGCTTGACGCCCTGCTCATGAGCAAGTCGCAGCTCGCCGGGCCGCACGGGGCCGTGATCCTGGACAACGCCGAGGTGATCGCGGTGGGCGCGGGCGGCCTGATGCTGCTGACCGCCGCGGCCCTCCATCTGTGCGGGCCCGCCTTGCGCAAGCGCCGCCTTCACCGGATCACCCCCGGCCACCCCGTTCTGCACGACACCCTCCTGCGCCTGACGCTCCAGGCCGGGATCACCCGGACCCCGGCCTTCTACCGCGATCCGCGCCGCCTCAGCACAGGAGCCGTCACCTTTGGCTCCGCGGGCAGGTACTGCCTCGCTCTCGACAATGGCCTGGTGACCATGGTGGACGAAGCACCCCTCACCTTCGGCAGGGACAGGGCCGTCTTCACCGCCGTGGTACTCCACGAACTGGCCCACCTGCGCAACCGCGACGTCGAACTGGGCACCGCCGTAAGGGCCTTGTGGCTGGCCTTCGCCGCCGTCGTCGTCCTGCCCTACCTGGCGCTGCTCGCCTGGCTCTACGGGAACGAGCTCTTCGGTACGGCCCGGTACTCCTGGTCGGGGCAGCAGTGGTCACCCCTGTGGGAGGCGGCCGTGGTGGCCGTCCTGGTCGCGATGGCGTACATGGCCTACACCGACATCCTCCGGCACCGCGAACTCTGCGCCGACCTGGACGCGGTCGACTGGGGCGCCGACCCGCGGGCGTGGAGCGCCGTGGCCGAGGAGCAGTCCGAACGGCGCATGGGGCCGAAGTGGGAACTGGAGCACTGGCACACCGAACCGGACGACGGGTGGATCAGCCTGTTCACCTGGGCGCGGAAGGCGCGCCCGCTGCGCGGAGGCACCCGCCCCTGGCACACCCACCCCGGCTGGTGGTGGCGGATCCGTGCGCTCGAACGCCCGGCCCATCCGGTGGGACCCAACGGCACCTGGACACAGGCCGTGATCCTCACGGGGACCGCGGTGGCCCTGCTGCACTTGCTCCTCAACGAACTCGCCCGCGCCGCGGGACTGGCCCCGCTCACCTCAGCACTCTTCTACGCCGGACTGGTGCTGTGCGTGTCGATCGGCCGCCCCCTCACCGTGCACCCGAGCCACCGCTTCCGTCCCCAGCACCGTGCCTTCGGCGCCCGGTCCCGCGACAGGGCCCGCCGTGCCCTGCTGCTGGGAGGATGCTTCCTGCTGCTCGTCGTGACCGACCCCATGGGCCCGGTGCTCGCCGCAGCCGGCGGGTAG
- a CDS encoding TetR/AcrR family transcriptional regulator has protein sequence MTVTPGRRERKKAATRQKIADTALRLFLERGYDEVGIREVAAEADVAVTTLFAHFASKEALVFEQDHPFEQRLALAVTRRTPDQPLVPALRREVQDLVRHCSGEGAAPVHRMIDTSPALRAYEESMRLRHAEALATALIADPDVPRSATACRAIARFVIDAYALARDASDPDAALDEAFHMIQAAWDAA, from the coding sequence ATGACCGTCACGCCCGGCCGCCGTGAGCGCAAGAAGGCCGCCACCCGCCAGAAGATCGCCGATACCGCGCTGCGGCTCTTCCTGGAACGCGGCTACGACGAGGTGGGCATCCGGGAGGTGGCCGCCGAGGCGGACGTGGCCGTCACCACTCTCTTCGCTCACTTCGCCTCCAAAGAGGCCCTGGTCTTCGAGCAGGACCACCCCTTCGAACAGCGCCTGGCCCTGGCCGTCACCCGCCGCACCCCGGACCAGCCCCTCGTCCCCGCCCTGCGCCGCGAGGTCCAGGACCTGGTCCGCCACTGCTCGGGCGAGGGCGCCGCACCGGTCCACCGCATGATCGACACCTCCCCGGCCCTGCGCGCGTACGAGGAATCCATGCGCCTGCGCCACGCCGAAGCACTCGCGACGGCCCTCATCGCCGACCCGGACGTACCGCGGAGCGCGACGGCCTGCCGGGCCATCGCCCGGTTCGTCATCGACGCCTACGCCCTGGCCCGCGACGCGTCCGATCCCGACGCCGCACTAGACGAGGCCTTCCACATGATCCAAGCCGCCTGGGACGCCGCCTGA
- a CDS encoding FG-GAP-like repeat-containing protein yields the protein MPQSRRILTYAIAAAAAVTAGIALPPGAAAAAPPAATSDFNGDGYADLAVGVPDGTVDGRAGAGYVNVVRGGPRGVGAHGSIRVTQATPEVPGTPEAGDRFGASVALTDLNGDGIAELLAGAPGEDVTDRGRDAGTVLVVGGSRTGPGPGSTVLTGPSPSAAYGTSVAAAHLTGGDNKTIVIGGTDKVVARVIQGEDSLVTTVVAAPMGGRAPALATGDFDSDGTADLAVAYWTAGRPHTQSHVRLWKWDAERSAFANFWNTDNAGVTALAAGDFDGDGRDDLALGECREIADENIDDPCGPERLAKGGGIHIHYGSRAGGSFGSRAQTLNQDTAGVPGAAEDGDRFGAALAVADVNRDGRDDLVAGAPGEAIGSKAEAGAAWLLRGGAKGLLDAGGRADSVAWNQDTPGVPGVAEAGDAFGAATATADHDADRVPDVTVGAPGENASLGAAWLLPKGSAGGSLAFSPRTLGLPYLSTAQKYGNPLTSR from the coding sequence GTGCCACAGAGCCGCCGCATCCTGACGTACGCCATCGCAGCCGCCGCGGCGGTCACCGCCGGGATCGCGCTCCCGCCCGGTGCCGCCGCTGCCGCGCCCCCCGCCGCCACGAGCGACTTCAACGGTGACGGCTACGCGGACCTCGCCGTCGGCGTCCCGGACGGGACCGTCGACGGCCGGGCCGGGGCCGGGTACGTGAACGTCGTCCGGGGCGGCCCGAGAGGCGTGGGCGCCCACGGAAGCATCCGTGTCACCCAGGCCACTCCCGAGGTTCCCGGCACCCCGGAGGCGGGCGACCGCTTCGGCGCGTCCGTGGCCCTCACGGACCTCAACGGCGACGGCATCGCGGAACTGCTCGCCGGCGCCCCCGGAGAGGACGTCACCGACCGCGGTCGGGACGCGGGCACGGTCCTCGTCGTGGGCGGCTCGCGGACCGGGCCGGGGCCGGGGTCGACGGTCCTGACCGGACCGTCGCCGTCGGCCGCGTACGGCACCTCGGTCGCGGCGGCCCACCTCACCGGTGGAGACAACAAGACGATCGTGATCGGCGGCACGGACAAGGTCGTCGCCCGCGTCATCCAGGGCGAGGACAGCCTGGTCACCACCGTCGTCGCCGCCCCCATGGGCGGTCGCGCCCCCGCCCTGGCCACCGGCGACTTCGACAGCGACGGCACGGCGGACCTGGCCGTGGCGTACTGGACCGCGGGCCGGCCCCACACGCAGTCGCACGTGCGGCTGTGGAAGTGGGACGCCGAGCGGTCCGCGTTCGCCAACTTCTGGAACACGGACAACGCCGGTGTGACCGCCCTGGCCGCCGGGGACTTCGACGGCGACGGCCGCGACGACCTGGCGCTCGGCGAATGCCGCGAGATCGCCGACGAGAACATCGACGACCCGTGCGGCCCCGAACGCCTTGCCAAGGGCGGCGGCATCCACATCCACTACGGAAGCCGCGCGGGCGGCTCGTTCGGCAGCCGCGCCCAGACCCTGAACCAGGACACGGCGGGCGTCCCGGGCGCGGCCGAGGACGGCGACCGCTTCGGCGCCGCCCTCGCCGTCGCCGATGTCAACCGCGACGGCCGCGACGACCTGGTCGCGGGCGCTCCCGGCGAGGCCATCGGAAGCAAGGCGGAAGCGGGCGCCGCCTGGCTGCTCCGCGGCGGCGCCAAGGGCCTGCTCGACGCGGGCGGCCGCGCCGACTCCGTCGCCTGGAACCAGGACACGCCCGGAGTGCCGGGTGTCGCCGAGGCGGGCGACGCCTTCGGCGCGGCGACCGCCACGGCCGACCACGACGCCGACCGCGTCCCGGACGTCACCGTGGGCGCCCCCGGCGAGAACGCCTCCCTGGGCGCCGCGTGGCTCCTCCCCAAGGGCTCGGCCGGCGGCTCGCTGGCCTTCTCACCCCGCACGCTCGGCCTTCCGTACCTCTCCACGGCCCAGAAGTACGGCAATCCGCTGACCAGCCGCTGA
- a CDS encoding TetR/AcrR family transcriptional regulator: MSATVRTTAVASQRRGRGGRERVLAAAARLFAAQGINATGMEQIAEEAPVSKRTLYAHFRTKNDLVIAHLQGLVLSGATLEGVLTREDIPPRDRIRKLFDQPVADAAPARGCPFIDAAAEFPDPQSAVHSYAREQKLRMVRLIAALVTELGCRDPLVLAEQLATLADGAASRAMVLDEPDYGRHARAAAEVLLDQALPPTS; the protein is encoded by the coding sequence ATGAGTGCAACCGTGAGGACGACGGCCGTGGCATCCCAGCGGCGGGGGCGCGGAGGGCGGGAGCGCGTTCTGGCCGCCGCCGCCCGGCTGTTCGCGGCCCAGGGCATCAACGCGACCGGCATGGAGCAGATCGCGGAGGAGGCGCCGGTGTCCAAGCGGACGCTCTACGCGCACTTCCGTACCAAGAACGATCTGGTCATCGCCCACTTGCAGGGCCTCGTCCTGTCGGGGGCCACGCTGGAAGGCGTGCTGACCCGCGAGGACATCCCTCCGCGCGACCGGATCCGCAAGCTGTTCGACCAGCCGGTGGCGGACGCGGCTCCGGCGCGGGGGTGCCCGTTCATCGACGCCGCCGCGGAATTCCCGGACCCGCAGAGCGCGGTGCACTCCTACGCCCGGGAGCAGAAGCTGCGCATGGTGCGGCTGATCGCCGCCTTGGTGACGGAGCTGGGCTGCCGCGACCCCCTGGTGCTCGCCGAACAGCTGGCCACGCTCGCGGACGGGGCGGCCAGCCGCGCCATGGTCCTCGACGAACCGGACTACGGCCGCCACGCGCGGGCGGCGGCGGAGGTTCTCCTCGACCAGGCTCTGCCGCCGACGAGCTGA
- a CDS encoding NADP-dependent oxidoreductase, giving the protein MKRVSFAAFGGPDVLRLDDAPEPRPGPGQIRVAVRAAGVNPVDWRIREGQFQAVRPLELPAGIGQDAAGVVDEVGEGVDGIAVGDRVFGRGTHTYAELAVLSAWARVPEGMTFEEAAGYPSVVETALRVLGESGVESGQTLLVSGASGGVGSAALQIARDRGITVIATAGPANQDYLRTLGALPTTYGQGWVERVRRLGPVDAALDLAGAGVIRELVALTGDPDKVISIADLSAPEHGARFSGVTGDVPRALAHAADLIARGRLHIPVQRTYSLAEAAAAHADSQAGHTRGRRVIVL; this is encoded by the coding sequence ATGAAGAGAGTCAGCTTCGCCGCGTTCGGCGGCCCCGACGTACTCCGCCTCGACGACGCCCCTGAGCCCCGTCCCGGCCCCGGCCAGATCCGCGTAGCCGTGCGAGCGGCGGGCGTGAACCCCGTCGACTGGAGGATCCGCGAAGGACAGTTCCAAGCGGTCCGTCCCCTCGAACTGCCCGCCGGGATCGGACAGGACGCCGCCGGGGTGGTCGATGAGGTCGGCGAAGGCGTCGACGGCATCGCGGTCGGTGACCGGGTCTTCGGGCGCGGCACACACACGTACGCCGAGCTCGCCGTGCTCTCGGCCTGGGCCCGCGTGCCCGAGGGCATGACCTTCGAGGAGGCGGCCGGATACCCCTCGGTGGTGGAGACGGCACTGCGCGTCCTCGGCGAGTCCGGCGTGGAGTCCGGACAGACACTGCTGGTCAGCGGCGCCTCCGGCGGCGTCGGATCAGCCGCCCTGCAGATCGCCCGCGACCGCGGCATCACCGTCATCGCCACCGCAGGACCCGCCAACCAGGACTACCTGCGCACCCTGGGCGCCCTCCCCACCACCTACGGCCAGGGCTGGGTCGAGCGGGTGCGGCGGCTCGGCCCCGTCGACGCGGCGCTCGACCTGGCAGGGGCGGGCGTGATCCGCGAACTCGTCGCACTCACCGGCGACCCGGACAAGGTGATCTCCATCGCCGACCTCAGCGCGCCCGAGCACGGCGCCCGCTTCTCCGGCGTCACCGGCGACGTGCCGCGAGCCCTCGCCCACGCCGCCGACCTCATCGCCCGGGGAAGACTCCACATCCCCGTACAGCGGACCTACTCCCTCGCCGAGGCGGCCGCCGCACACGCCGACAGTCAGGCCGGACACACCCGCGGACGCCGCGTCATCGTCCTGTGA
- a CDS encoding serine hydrolase domain-containing protein, whose translation MSSDSVRGVDRRRLLRWGGVAAAGVVASGAQVADAHPGHAAPARTDPDTIPPDTRPGGAYDRYVAKLAAEDKFSGVVLLSHRGRTVLSRSYGMADKEKGIRNDQGVAFSLSSAGKPFGAVAVLQLAQQGRLKLWDTVGTHLSGFAKEIAEKVTIHHLLSGTSGLSNPDVDVQRVFQSREEVREYNERWARQAELVAAPGTPTDHVGAEVAIPAQIVEAVTGTTYWDYVEEHVFGRCGMTGTGFYTRPQWLTDERIAHPYMELADGSRVDAVRNLDKGSPSPHQPGRNPGRSFIDAPGDGGFATARDLVRFAHALGDGTVLDRRYAEVLTGAKAPLPPQGGGLRDSDRAVPADAGFAAYSLPVHITGGQWVWGRAGGDPGVGASWNIYPDTGWVGVILSNCDGVPLWEIIDQEIRAVTGSR comes from the coding sequence ATGAGCTCGGATTCCGTACGTGGTGTCGACCGGCGACGCCTGCTCAGATGGGGCGGCGTCGCCGCCGCGGGCGTGGTGGCGTCCGGCGCGCAGGTGGCGGACGCCCACCCCGGTCACGCCGCCCCGGCGCGGACCGACCCCGACACCATCCCGCCGGACACACGCCCCGGCGGCGCCTACGACCGGTACGTGGCGAAGCTCGCTGCCGAGGACAAGTTCTCCGGTGTGGTGCTGCTGTCGCACCGGGGCCGGACGGTGCTGTCGCGCAGCTACGGCATGGCCGACAAGGAGAAGGGGATCCGCAACGACCAAGGCGTCGCGTTCTCGCTCAGTTCGGCGGGCAAGCCGTTCGGCGCGGTGGCCGTGCTGCAGCTGGCGCAGCAGGGCAGGCTGAAGCTGTGGGACACGGTGGGCACCCATCTGTCGGGCTTCGCCAAGGAGATCGCCGAGAAGGTGACCATCCACCACCTCCTCTCCGGCACCTCCGGATTGAGCAACCCTGACGTGGACGTGCAGCGCGTCTTCCAGAGCCGTGAGGAGGTGCGCGAGTACAACGAGCGATGGGCCCGGCAGGCCGAACTGGTCGCCGCCCCCGGCACCCCCACCGACCACGTCGGCGCCGAGGTCGCCATCCCCGCACAGATCGTGGAGGCCGTGACCGGCACGACGTACTGGGACTACGTCGAGGAGCACGTCTTCGGGCGCTGCGGCATGACCGGCACGGGGTTCTACACCCGACCGCAGTGGCTCACCGACGAGCGCATCGCGCACCCGTACATGGAGCTGGCCGACGGCAGCCGGGTGGACGCCGTCCGCAACCTGGACAAGGGCAGCCCGAGCCCGCACCAGCCGGGCAGGAACCCGGGCCGCAGCTTCATCGACGCCCCTGGCGACGGCGGCTTCGCCACCGCGCGGGACCTGGTGCGGTTCGCGCACGCGCTCGGCGACGGCACGGTGCTCGACCGGCGCTACGCCGAGGTGCTGACCGGGGCCAAGGCCCCGCTGCCCCCGCAGGGCGGCGGCCTGCGCGACAGCGACCGGGCGGTCCCCGCCGACGCGGGCTTCGCGGCCTACTCGCTGCCGGTCCACATCACAGGCGGCCAATGGGTGTGGGGGCGCGCCGGTGGCGACCCGGGTGTCGGCGCCAGCTGGAACATCTACCCGGACACCGGCTGGGTCGGCGTCATCCTCAGCAACTGCGACGGCGTGCCGCTGTGGGAGATCATCGACCAGGAGATACGGGCCGTCACCGGCTCGCGCTGA
- a CDS encoding NADP-dependent oxidoreductase, with the protein MFALQYHRYGGSEVLRVEEVEEPHAGPGQVRVAVRATGVTPADWYLRSGMLRGVLALDFPHIPGVDAAGTVDEVGEGVTGTAVGDEVFGLVPFADQGGAAAQYAVLEAWAPKPRSWSFEEAGGAAGNIDTATRVLEALEAAEGMTLLIEGAAGGVGTITAQLARARGLTVIGTASEGNHGFLEQLGVVPVTYGVGLADRLAPLAPHGVDVVLDAAGKGSLADLVAIAGGPHRVVTIADFDADRHGVRFCRSEAGQSPGRAGLPLAAVLADSGRLTVPLHAVFPLADAATAHDVSASGHARGKIVITVP; encoded by the coding sequence GTGTTCGCCCTTCAGTATCACCGCTACGGCGGTTCCGAGGTCCTTCGCGTGGAGGAGGTCGAAGAGCCGCACGCCGGGCCCGGTCAGGTCCGCGTCGCGGTCCGTGCCACCGGCGTCACCCCTGCTGACTGGTACCTGCGCTCAGGGATGCTGCGGGGTGTCCTGGCCCTGGACTTCCCCCACATCCCCGGCGTGGACGCCGCCGGAACGGTCGACGAGGTGGGCGAGGGAGTGACCGGCACCGCCGTGGGGGACGAGGTCTTCGGCCTCGTCCCCTTCGCCGACCAGGGAGGAGCCGCGGCCCAGTACGCCGTCCTTGAGGCGTGGGCACCCAAGCCCCGGTCATGGTCCTTCGAGGAGGCGGGTGGCGCCGCGGGCAACATCGACACGGCCACCCGTGTCCTGGAGGCCCTCGAAGCCGCCGAAGGCATGACCTTGCTGATCGAGGGCGCCGCGGGAGGCGTCGGCACCATCACCGCACAACTCGCCCGGGCCCGCGGCCTCACCGTGATCGGCACCGCGAGCGAAGGCAACCACGGCTTCCTCGAACAGCTCGGCGTCGTCCCGGTCACCTATGGGGTGGGGCTGGCCGACCGCCTCGCCCCGCTGGCTCCGCACGGCGTCGACGTGGTCCTGGACGCAGCCGGCAAGGGCTCTCTCGCCGATCTGGTGGCCATCGCCGGAGGCCCGCACCGCGTGGTGACCATCGCGGACTTCGACGCCGACCGGCACGGCGTGCGGTTCTGCCGCTCCGAAGCGGGGCAATCGCCAGGACGGGCGGGACTGCCGCTGGCAGCCGTTCTCGCCGACAGCGGCCGTCTCACCGTCCCGCTGCACGCCGTGTTCCCGCTGGCGGACGCCGCCACCGCGCACGACGTCAGCGCCTCCGGCCACGCGCGCGGCAAGATCGTCATCACCGTGCCCTGA
- a CDS encoding LysR family transcriptional regulator substrate-binding protein, with product MTGSEDSPAFRLAYVPGVTPSKWVRIWNERRPDIPLTLAQVPATEIREVLRGGEADAGFVRLPVDGEDLSAIPLYEETTVVVVPKDHLFAAADEVAAADLVDELVLHPLDDPLDWEHPPGRPALERPATTADAVELVAAGIGLLIVPQSLARLHHRKDLTYRTITDVPTSRVALSWPQEATTDLVDDFIGIVRGRTVNSTRGRRAEPEPKAKRPEKGGARRQQPAGGKGSGRGTGKTAGKPSAKNARRGSGGPKGTKGGKPRRRP from the coding sequence GTGACAGGCTCGGAAGACTCTCCCGCGTTCCGGCTCGCCTACGTGCCCGGGGTGACGCCCTCGAAGTGGGTGCGCATCTGGAACGAGCGGCGGCCCGACATCCCCCTGACCCTCGCCCAGGTGCCCGCCACCGAGATCCGCGAGGTCCTGCGCGGGGGCGAGGCCGACGCGGGGTTCGTGCGCCTGCCGGTCGACGGGGAGGACCTCAGCGCGATCCCCCTCTACGAGGAGACGACGGTGGTCGTGGTCCCCAAGGACCACCTCTTCGCGGCGGCCGACGAGGTGGCCGCGGCGGACCTCGTCGACGAACTGGTGCTGCACCCCCTGGACGACCCCCTGGACTGGGAGCACCCGCCGGGCCGCCCCGCCCTTGAGCGCCCCGCCACGACCGCGGACGCCGTCGAGCTGGTGGCGGCGGGCATCGGCCTGCTGATCGTCCCCCAGTCCCTGGCGCGGCTGCACCACCGCAAGGACCTCACGTACCGCACGATCACGGACGTCCCCACGTCCCGCGTGGCGCTCTCGTGGCCCCAGGAGGCCACGACCGACCTGGTGGACGACTTCATCGGCATCGTCCGCGGCCGCACCGTCAACAGCACCCGCGGCCGCCGCGCCGAGCCCGAGCCGAAGGCGAAGCGCCCGGAGAAGGGCGGCGCCCGGCGGCAGCAGCCGGCCGGGGGCAAGGGGAGCGGCCGGGGCACCGGCAAGACCGCGGGCAAGCCGTCCGCCAAGAACGCGCGCCGGGGCTCCGGCGGCCCGAAGGGCACCAAGGGCGGCAAGCCGCGCCGCAGGCCGTAG